The following proteins are co-located in the Acidicapsa acidisoli genome:
- a CDS encoding toll/interleukin-1 receptor domain-containing protein produces MPKIFVSYRREDSPGYAGRLYDRLHQEFGRESVFIDVDTLQPGDDFVDAINDTLGQCDIVLAVIGPRWLTAEDEHHRARLDDDLDFVRLEIQTALDRKIRVIPVLVERAKMPRTEELPAQLKGLARRQAIELSDTRWTYDVGRLVENLQAVSTRDRSAKPEGTKAPSIFVPPEQPVHAPAAPETNLRAPVTQHTQNEPAIGKPTFVPTPIFTVPVFTDRRLIASQQRLVSIDYGNWVEKSLTVSPDNRRIAYIEKKTGFLGFVTKYCVNVNGTLSAEYENAKIKITFSPDNSRLAYAAQRDSKWFVIIDGVEVGRYDDVGDPGTCVSFSPDSRRYTYLAKRDNKWLVVIDGKESRQNEGLLTGGAIFSPDSKRVAYGAYNNNKWTVIVDSEESIQYDAILDADFTFSPDSRRFAYGTRNGDKWSVTVDGVEGPRRDALAGDYFVFSPDSRRFAYCARFDNKWSVVIDEQEGERFDLIMKRPVVFSPDGRHYAYGAQSNGKWMLVRDGIKDSPCDALLKGGPVFSPDSQHLALGIQKNGQWFVVRDGQESTAYDDLAVNYLLFSPDSKHLAYGAKRRDKWTVVLDGKEIREHKDLANIFPVFSPDSQHLAYCARNDSGWVFSVNDQEANLYDGIAKGGQIVFDSKDSLHALAVKGPDVFRVDLSIR; encoded by the coding sequence ATGCCCAAGATATTCGTCAGTTATCGTCGCGAAGATTCTCCAGGATATGCCGGGCGGCTCTACGACCGGCTGCACCAGGAGTTCGGGCGGGAGTCTGTCTTCATTGACGTGGATACTCTCCAACCCGGCGACGATTTCGTCGATGCCATCAACGACACGCTTGGTCAATGCGATATCGTTCTCGCCGTCATCGGTCCCAGATGGCTAACCGCTGAAGACGAACATCATCGGGCGCGCCTGGATGACGATCTCGATTTTGTCAGGCTTGAGATCCAGACCGCGCTTGACCGCAAGATTCGCGTCATCCCTGTGCTCGTCGAGCGAGCGAAGATGCCCAGGACCGAGGAGCTTCCAGCCCAGCTCAAGGGGCTCGCGAGACGCCAGGCCATTGAGTTGAGCGATACTCGATGGACCTACGACGTCGGCCGGCTGGTAGAAAATCTGCAGGCCGTCTCCACGCGGGATCGGTCTGCGAAACCAGAGGGCACGAAAGCACCATCGATCTTCGTCCCGCCAGAGCAGCCGGTACATGCTCCGGCAGCGCCGGAAACGAATCTACGTGCGCCTGTTACTCAGCACACTCAGAACGAACCCGCAATCGGGAAACCCACGTTTGTACCGACTCCCATATTCACAGTTCCCGTATTCACAGACCGGCGACTCATTGCATCGCAGCAACGGCTTGTCAGCATCGACTACGGCAATTGGGTTGAAAAGTCACTTACGGTCAGTCCCGATAACCGGCGAATTGCATACATCGAGAAGAAGACCGGCTTCCTGGGATTTGTGACCAAGTACTGCGTCAATGTAAACGGGACGCTGAGCGCGGAGTACGAGAATGCCAAGATCAAGATCACTTTTAGTCCCGATAACTCGCGCCTGGCCTACGCCGCGCAAAGAGACAGTAAGTGGTTCGTCATCATCGACGGCGTCGAGGTGGGGCGGTACGACGATGTTGGCGACCCCGGCACTTGCGTCTCCTTCAGCCCCGATAGCCGCCGTTACACCTATCTGGCGAAGAGGGACAACAAATGGCTTGTCGTCATCGACGGGAAAGAGAGCCGGCAAAACGAAGGCCTTCTCACTGGCGGAGCGATCTTCAGTCCCGACAGCAAGCGGGTGGCCTACGGCGCTTACAACAACAATAAGTGGACTGTCATCGTCGATAGCGAAGAAAGCATCCAGTACGATGCAATTCTCGACGCCGATTTCACTTTCAGCCCGGACAGCCGGCGCTTTGCTTATGGCACCCGCAACGGCGACAAGTGGTCGGTGACGGTAGACGGAGTCGAGGGCCCGCGTCGCGATGCATTAGCGGGAGATTATTTCGTCTTTTCTCCGGATAGCCGGCGGTTCGCCTACTGTGCGCGCTTCGATAACAAGTGGTCGGTGGTCATCGACGAACAAGAGGGAGAACGCTTCGACCTGATCATGAAGCGGCCAGTCGTCTTCAGTCCCGATGGGCGCCACTATGCTTATGGAGCGCAGAGCAATGGTAAGTGGATGCTTGTCCGCGACGGAATCAAAGACTCGCCCTGCGATGCACTGCTGAAAGGCGGCCCTGTCTTCAGTCCGGACAGTCAGCATCTGGCACTGGGAATTCAGAAAAACGGCCAATGGTTCGTGGTACGCGACGGCCAGGAATCTACTGCATACGACGATCTCGCGGTCAATTATCTTCTCTTCAGCCCAGACAGCAAGCACTTGGCGTACGGAGCCAAGCGGCGCGACAAATGGACCGTAGTCCTCGACGGAAAAGAAATCCGCGAACACAAAGACCTGGCCAATATCTTCCCCGTATTCAGCCCGGACAGCCAGCACCTGGCGTACTGCGCCCGAAACGATTCCGGCTGGGTCTTCTCGGTAAATGACCAGGAGGCAAACCTCTATGATGGCATCGCCAAAGGAGGACAGATTGTCTTCGACAGCAAAGACAGCCTCCATGCGCTTGCCGTGAAGGGACCGGATGTTTTCCGCGTCGATCTGAGCATTCGCTAG
- a CDS encoding class I SAM-dependent methyltransferase, with protein MNAARNAPPDFSRLARLYRWLEYLSFGPFLWRCRTHFLPQITNCRHALILGDGDGRFTARLLRINLQIRVTAVDASPRMIASLQNAALPHRNRLTTEVADLRIWSPATAEQAEQYDLIVTHFFLDCLSTGEIAALARRLTPFLAPSALWLISEFAIPQSRFGRAIASPLISFLYRSFRLLTNLRQQALPEHHRALGASGWILHDDQSHLKGLLVSELWGSSPGGESHPLFDPSIH; from the coding sequence ATGAACGCGGCGAGGAATGCACCCCCTGACTTCAGTCGTCTTGCCCGCCTCTATCGCTGGCTGGAATATCTCAGCTTTGGCCCATTCCTCTGGCGCTGCCGTACCCACTTTCTGCCGCAAATCACCAATTGCCGTCACGCGCTCATCCTCGGCGACGGAGACGGCCGCTTTACCGCCCGTCTTCTCCGCATTAATCTCCAAATCCGGGTCACAGCCGTCGATGCCAGTCCGCGGATGATTGCGTCTCTCCAAAATGCCGCTTTGCCCCACCGCAACCGGCTCACCACCGAAGTTGCCGATCTGCGAATCTGGTCGCCAGCAACCGCCGAACAGGCCGAACAATACGACCTGATCGTGACGCACTTTTTCCTCGACTGCCTCAGCACTGGCGAGATTGCCGCCCTCGCGAGGCGACTGACGCCGTTTCTTGCCCCAAGCGCCCTCTGGCTCATCTCCGAATTCGCCATCCCGCAATCCCGCTTCGGCCGCGCCATCGCCTCGCCGCTCATATCCTTTCTTTATCGCTCCTTCCGGCTGCTCACCAATCTCCGCCAGCAGGCCCTTCCCGAGCACCACCGCGCTCTCGGCGCTTCCGGATGGATTCTTCATGACGACCAATCACACCTCAAAGGCCTTCTGGTCAGCGAACTCTGGGGCTCAAGCCCGGGCGGTGAATCCCACCCCCTATTCGATCCGTCTATTCACTAG
- a CDS encoding sulfatase-like hydrolase/transferase, with product MGIYQQNPPGTGDPAVKSSSAWKQTDVARWILYVTFYALLANIPFWVASRWLAISQDGWFCLEYIAVGLLALFLPRIIAPLLLLLAVAIDLIGAISETYFLPISQIFTNLGAVRQLSASRLFAGAVVLLLTLLAATISALPPVATVPKKYRARVAGCFLAFAVLCLSIDSIEVLRSPGDRPGHIQAWHEIRGEIRVGYFPKLSLSRVPVFRLALRKLFPAPSGLPIRNAATLAMQSAESIAAQNKGEPPNLVLILVESWGIDTDSSVRNALVEPYAQPGLLARYDVLQGTVPFLGPTLGGEARELCGSTMGFRLMKASAQELQGCLPDRLAAMGYHNVAIHGMWGEMFDRVKWYKTIGFQDMWFTDKFHQEDLPNCDGAFWGICDAAIAEWMGRRLEQHTPTPEFLYWVTLNSHLPVRVPSPLTSPASCSFTPSLAQQPSLCSWYQLIANVHHSVADMAMTNLARPTVIAIVGDHAPPFSDPSLRDQFSQAVVPYVLLVPRHGATK from the coding sequence GTGGGCATCTATCAACAGAATCCGCCAGGCACCGGCGACCCGGCTGTGAAGTCATCGAGCGCATGGAAACAGACCGATGTTGCCCGCTGGATTCTCTATGTAACCTTCTATGCATTGCTGGCCAATATCCCCTTCTGGGTGGCTAGCAGGTGGCTCGCAATCTCGCAGGATGGCTGGTTTTGCCTGGAGTATATCGCTGTCGGTTTGCTCGCCTTATTCCTGCCGCGAATCATTGCGCCTCTCCTGCTGCTGTTGGCTGTTGCGATTGATCTAATCGGGGCAATATCCGAGACCTATTTCCTTCCAATCTCCCAGATCTTCACCAATCTCGGCGCAGTCCGGCAGCTTTCAGCGTCCCGTCTGTTTGCGGGAGCCGTAGTGCTCCTGCTGACTCTTCTCGCGGCCACAATCTCAGCGTTACCTCCCGTCGCAACGGTCCCAAAGAAGTACCGCGCAAGAGTGGCTGGGTGCTTCCTAGCCTTTGCGGTACTCTGCTTGTCCATCGATTCCATTGAGGTGCTTCGTAGTCCGGGAGATCGTCCCGGTCATATCCAAGCCTGGCATGAAATACGGGGGGAAATCCGCGTTGGGTACTTTCCGAAACTGAGCCTTTCCCGTGTTCCAGTCTTTCGATTGGCTCTTAGAAAACTCTTCCCGGCGCCATCCGGACTCCCCATCCGCAACGCCGCGACTCTCGCTATGCAGTCCGCTGAGAGCATTGCAGCGCAAAACAAGGGAGAACCGCCGAATCTCGTCCTCATTCTCGTCGAGTCCTGGGGGATCGATACGGACTCCTCCGTAAGGAACGCCTTGGTTGAACCCTATGCACAACCAGGATTGCTGGCGCGATACGACGTCCTACAGGGGACAGTGCCGTTTCTCGGACCAACGCTCGGTGGCGAGGCCCGCGAGCTTTGCGGCAGCACGATGGGATTTCGTCTCATGAAAGCTTCCGCCCAGGAGTTGCAAGGTTGCCTTCCCGATCGGCTTGCCGCCATGGGCTATCACAACGTCGCGATACATGGGATGTGGGGCGAGATGTTCGACCGGGTGAAGTGGTACAAAACCATTGGATTTCAGGACATGTGGTTCACCGACAAGTTCCATCAGGAAGACCTGCCAAATTGCGACGGCGCGTTCTGGGGCATCTGCGATGCGGCCATTGCCGAGTGGATGGGACGACGGCTGGAACAGCACACGCCAACTCCCGAATTTCTCTACTGGGTCACGCTGAATTCGCACCTGCCCGTGCGTGTGCCGTCTCCGCTCACATCACCGGCTTCCTGCTCTTTCACGCCGTCCCTCGCGCAGCAACCGTCGCTCTGCTCCTGGTATCAGCTCATCGCTAACGTACATCATTCGGTTGCCGATATGGCCATGACTAACTTGGCGCGTCCTACCGTCATCGCCATTGTGGGCGACCATGCACCGCCGTTCAGCGACCCGTCGCTGCGAGATCAGTTCTCGCAGGCCGTGGTACCGTACGTGCTGCTCGTTCCTCGCCATGGTGCAACAAAGTAA
- the alaC gene encoding alanine transaminase, giving the protein MEEFTRIRRLPPYVFNITGEMKVAARRRGEDIIDFGMGNPDGATPKHIVDKMIEAAQKPVTHRYSVSKGLPRLRKAIANWYKTRYDVDLDPVSEAIVTIGSKEGISHLCLAILDSNDTVVVPNPSYPIHIYGPAIAGAHVVSVPVHNQDQFLAELENLIPRMMPRPKALIVNFPSNPTTECVELPFLARLVDLAREFGFYLIHDLAYADIAFDGYKPPSVMQVPGAKDVAVEFFTLSKSYNMPGWRVGFMVGNPKLVAALGRLKSYFDYGTFTPIQVASILALEGPQGCVAEICGIYRKRRDVLVEGLNRAGWAVALPKATMFVWARIPEQFRALGSLEFSKQLLTDAKVAVSPGIGFGDYGDGHVRFSLIENEERTRQALRGIKMMLAGKVFA; this is encoded by the coding sequence ATGGAAGAATTCACTCGAATCAGGCGTCTGCCTCCCTATGTTTTCAACATCACCGGGGAGATGAAAGTCGCGGCGCGGCGGCGTGGCGAGGACATTATCGACTTCGGGATGGGGAATCCCGACGGGGCGACGCCGAAGCACATTGTGGACAAGATGATCGAGGCGGCGCAGAAGCCGGTGACGCATCGTTACTCGGTATCGAAGGGGCTGCCGCGTCTGCGCAAGGCGATTGCGAACTGGTATAAGACGCGCTACGACGTCGATCTGGACCCGGTGTCAGAGGCCATTGTGACCATCGGGTCAAAAGAGGGCATCTCGCATCTTTGCCTGGCGATTTTGGACTCGAACGACACGGTTGTGGTGCCGAACCCAAGTTATCCGATTCACATCTACGGGCCGGCGATCGCAGGTGCTCACGTGGTCAGCGTGCCGGTACACAATCAGGATCAGTTTCTGGCGGAGCTGGAGAATCTGATTCCGCGCATGATGCCGCGCCCCAAGGCGCTGATTGTGAACTTCCCTTCCAATCCGACGACCGAGTGCGTGGAGTTGCCCTTTCTGGCTCGCCTGGTGGATCTCGCGCGGGAGTTTGGTTTTTACCTGATTCACGACTTGGCCTATGCGGATATTGCCTTTGACGGCTACAAGCCGCCGTCTGTGATGCAGGTTCCGGGCGCGAAGGATGTTGCTGTCGAGTTCTTTACGCTTTCGAAGAGCTACAACATGCCGGGATGGCGCGTGGGCTTCATGGTGGGCAATCCGAAACTGGTTGCTGCGCTTGGGCGGCTGAAGAGCTACTTCGACTACGGGACATTTACCCCGATTCAGGTGGCTTCGATTCTGGCGCTGGAGGGTCCACAGGGCTGCGTCGCGGAGATTTGCGGGATCTATCGCAAACGGCGCGACGTGCTGGTGGAGGGTCTGAATCGGGCTGGCTGGGCGGTGGCGCTACCTAAGGCAACGATGTTCGTCTGGGCGCGGATTCCTGAGCAGTTTCGAGCGCTGGGGTCGCTGGAGTTCAGTAAGCAACTTTTGACGGATGCCAAGGTTGCAGTGAGTCCCGGGATTGGCTTTGGCGACTACGGCGACGGGCATGTGCGTTTTTCGCTGATCGAGAACGAGGAGCGTACACGGCAGGCGCTGCGGGGCATCAAGATGATGTTGGCCGGGAAGGTCTTCGCCTGA
- a CDS encoding GlxA family transcriptional regulator, whose amino-acid sequence MRRVVFTGPPPVQILDVAGPLEVFASAPGYETVLGSPSGGNVLETNRGVSLTGAVPLGELSGPIDTLVIVGGTGAECGSYDASFLAWIADAAKRSRRVASICTGAFMLAAAGLLDGRNAVTHWAFCDRLTQEFPQVRVNPDPIFLRDGPVYTSAGITAGIDLCLALVEEDNGHAVALDVARRLVMFLVRPGGQAQFSHSLSHQALTSQPLRELQVWILEHLREDLTVERLADRIGMSARHFTRVCLRETGMNPGQFVDRMRVESAQRMINSSAMGLKEIADACGFLSADAMRRTFLRVIGITAGEYASRFTRNGNGIRESETGQSV is encoded by the coding sequence ATGCGCAGGGTCGTTTTCACAGGGCCGCCGCCGGTGCAGATACTGGATGTTGCCGGGCCGCTGGAGGTGTTTGCCAGCGCGCCGGGATATGAGACTGTCCTCGGATCGCCATCGGGTGGGAACGTTCTGGAGACCAATCGCGGAGTCTCGCTAACCGGCGCTGTTCCCCTCGGTGAGTTATCCGGACCGATTGACACGCTTGTGATCGTAGGTGGGACGGGAGCTGAGTGCGGCAGCTACGACGCGAGCTTTCTCGCATGGATTGCCGACGCAGCCAAACGCTCTAGGCGCGTGGCGTCGATCTGTACCGGCGCCTTTATGCTCGCCGCCGCGGGATTGCTCGATGGCCGGAACGCTGTGACGCACTGGGCGTTCTGCGACCGCCTGACGCAAGAGTTTCCCCAGGTCCGCGTCAATCCTGATCCGATCTTTCTGCGCGACGGCCCGGTGTATACCTCGGCGGGAATTACCGCGGGAATCGATCTCTGCCTTGCTCTGGTCGAGGAGGACAACGGTCATGCGGTTGCGCTGGATGTGGCCCGCAGGCTGGTGATGTTTCTGGTGCGGCCGGGCGGACAGGCGCAGTTCAGTCACTCTCTGTCGCACCAGGCGCTCACGTCGCAGCCGCTTCGTGAGTTGCAGGTATGGATATTGGAGCACCTGCGCGAAGATCTGACGGTGGAGCGGCTGGCTGATCGGATTGGCATGAGTGCGAGGCACTTTACGCGGGTTTGCCTGCGCGAGACAGGGATGAATCCGGGGCAGTTTGTAGATCGGATGCGTGTGGAGTCGGCGCAGAGGATGATTAACAGCTCCGCGATGGGGCTGAAGGAGATTGCCGATGCCTGCGGATTTTTGAGCGCCGATGCAATGCGGCGCACCTTTCTTCGCGTGATTGGCATTACGGCCGGGGAGTATGCCAGCCGGTTCACGCGGAACGGAAACGGAATCCGGGAATCCGAGACCGGTCAGAGCGTCTGA
- a CDS encoding protein-L-isoaspartate O-methyltransferase family protein, translating to MERILEVRRFFAHLVTANAGIPPGSELEAAFASTPREQFVGPPPWKVFTAVGYIETTSGDPTFLYQDVVVSLGTPAPLNNGQPTLHAHCIHTLGVKKGDQVVHVGAGSGYYTTILSKLVGDTGRVDAYEIEPELAQRASANLAVFSHVRVHCRSGATEPLPACDVIYVNAGATEPIAAWLDALHPGGRLLFPLTPAAGAGAMLLITKHDDEPYPARFLMQVQFVPCVGARIDSTANKLAKAFRNRNWDKVKSLYRNNSPDRSCWCSGEGWWLSTN from the coding sequence ATGGAGCGTATTCTCGAAGTCCGGCGATTCTTCGCTCACCTTGTAACTGCAAACGCAGGCATACCACCAGGAAGCGAGCTGGAGGCAGCCTTTGCTTCGACGCCAAGGGAGCAGTTCGTCGGCCCACCGCCATGGAAGGTATTCACCGCCGTCGGCTACATCGAAACCACCTCCGGCGATCCCACGTTTTTATATCAGGATGTCGTGGTTTCGCTCGGAACACCGGCGCCGCTCAACAACGGCCAACCTACGCTCCACGCCCACTGCATCCATACGCTCGGCGTAAAGAAGGGTGACCAAGTGGTCCACGTTGGAGCAGGAAGCGGTTATTACACCACCATTCTGTCGAAGCTTGTCGGCGACACCGGCCGGGTGGACGCCTATGAGATCGAGCCGGAACTGGCGCAACGCGCGAGCGCCAATCTCGCCGTATTCTCGCATGTGCGTGTTCATTGCCGCTCGGGCGCAACAGAGCCGCTCCCGGCATGCGACGTAATCTATGTGAATGCCGGCGCAACGGAACCAATAGCTGCATGGCTTGACGCACTCCATCCCGGCGGACGGTTGTTGTTTCCGCTCACTCCAGCGGCGGGAGCTGGAGCGATGCTACTGATCACGAAGCACGACGACGAGCCCTACCCGGCTCGCTTTCTCATGCAGGTGCAGTTTGTTCCCTGCGTCGGAGCGAGAATCGACTCCACAGCCAACAAGCTCGCCAAAGCATTTCGGAATCGCAACTGGGACAAAGTCAAATCGCTCTATCGGAATAACTCGCCAGATCGCAGTTGCTGGTGTTCGGGCGAAGGTTGGTGGCTTTCGACAAACTGA
- a CDS encoding HD domain-containing protein, with the protein MSILTSAHIPDTKLAKEATQILREHSTELLYNHSHRVYLFAHEQGREQKLRFDAELLYVAAAFHDLGLIKKYQSTTERFEVDGANAARQFLTAHNIPEAQIQTVWEAIALHTTPGVTQYMQPEVALLFSGVGLDVLGEGFDNFPAALREQIVAEYPRKNFKEGIVKAFFGGFDFKPGSTWGTVKADVCERFIPGYKSPNFCDLIANSPFPNS; encoded by the coding sequence ATGTCCATCCTCACCTCCGCCCACATTCCCGACACCAAACTCGCAAAGGAAGCTACTCAGATCCTGCGCGAGCACAGCACCGAACTCCTCTACAACCACTCTCACCGCGTCTACCTATTTGCGCACGAGCAGGGACGCGAGCAAAAGCTGCGCTTTGACGCGGAACTGCTCTACGTCGCCGCCGCTTTCCATGACCTCGGCCTCATCAAGAAGTACCAGAGCACGACAGAGCGCTTCGAAGTGGATGGCGCCAACGCCGCGCGCCAGTTCCTCACCGCGCACAACATTCCCGAAGCGCAGATCCAAACCGTATGGGAGGCGATCGCCCTGCACACCACCCCTGGCGTAACGCAGTACATGCAGCCGGAAGTCGCGCTGCTCTTCAGCGGCGTCGGCCTCGATGTGCTCGGCGAGGGCTTCGATAACTTCCCCGCCGCTCTGCGTGAACAGATTGTTGCCGAGTACCCGCGTAAAAACTTCAAGGAAGGCATCGTAAAGGCGTTCTTCGGCGGCTTCGATTTCAAGCCCGGATCCACCTGGGGCACAGTAAAAGCCGACGTCTGCGAACGCTTCATCCCCGGCTACAAGAGCCCCAACTTCTGCGACCTGATCGCCAACTCACCCTTCCCCAACTCCTAA
- a CDS encoding sensor domain-containing diguanylate cyclase, which produces MGTGVTLDYVAQNFPQNPHSLEVVLSAMPVGVSWANLADQKIVFMNRKFTEIFGYTLSDFEDISDWNRRVYPFPEDQDLITETWVKRLTAKKPTEVAIEPLEVCIRCLDGSHKTVILSGVILPDAGWVLATFVDITDRKRDELLLRAAERQAAESQAIYRLLLDHSPEMIVLSPFDESPRYVSPAVEQVTGFSAQKYLSLERFEMIHPADREAAERIFEELKRGNLRHVFRYRTLLKGGGYCWVESIVTGYIDPVSRRTAGYVATIRDISEEKRREDRSASEHLRLSEAASLDELTGIANRRAFNRAMESEVRRQARAADDLSLLMLDVDHFKLYNDLYGHLSGDACLKDVAAALKCALRREGDLAARFGGEEFVVLLPSTKSSGAEAVARIILKAVSALAIPHAESPYGVVTVSIGVTTWPSGVPLNQSLLIEQADRALYAAKARGRNTYVLESSDVTPDRGE; this is translated from the coding sequence ATGGGAACTGGGGTCACTCTCGACTATGTGGCGCAGAATTTTCCGCAGAATCCCCATTCGCTTGAGGTAGTACTGAGCGCGATGCCTGTGGGCGTCTCCTGGGCCAACCTTGCCGATCAAAAGATTGTCTTCATGAACCGCAAGTTTACGGAGATTTTCGGCTACACGCTGAGCGACTTCGAGGATATCTCCGACTGGAATCGGAGGGTCTATCCCTTTCCCGAAGATCAGGATCTGATTACAGAAACATGGGTCAAGCGCCTCACGGCCAAAAAGCCGACTGAGGTTGCCATAGAGCCTTTGGAGGTCTGCATCCGGTGCTTGGACGGCAGCCATAAGACGGTAATTCTGAGTGGAGTTATTCTGCCCGACGCCGGATGGGTGTTGGCGACTTTTGTCGATATTACGGACCGCAAACGGGACGAATTGCTCCTCCGGGCGGCTGAGCGTCAGGCTGCGGAGAGTCAGGCGATTTACCGTCTGCTGCTGGACCACTCCCCGGAAATGATTGTCCTCTCCCCATTCGACGAATCCCCTCGGTATGTCTCGCCGGCGGTCGAGCAAGTCACCGGCTTCTCCGCGCAGAAATACCTCAGTTTGGAAAGGTTTGAGATGATCCATCCGGCGGACCGCGAGGCTGCGGAGCGCATTTTCGAAGAACTCAAGCGGGGAAATCTGCGGCATGTATTTCGCTATCGCACTCTCCTGAAGGGCGGCGGTTATTGCTGGGTCGAGTCGATCGTCACCGGTTACATTGATCCTGTTTCAAGGCGGACAGCCGGCTATGTGGCCACGATTCGCGACATCTCCGAAGAGAAGAGGCGTGAAGATCGCTCGGCGTCTGAGCATCTCCGGCTTTCTGAAGCAGCCTCTCTCGACGAGTTGACGGGAATTGCCAATCGGCGCGCCTTTAATCGTGCGATGGAAAGTGAGGTTCGTCGGCAGGCCCGCGCTGCGGACGATCTGTCGCTTCTGATGTTGGACGTCGATCATTTCAAGCTGTACAACGACCTCTATGGGCATCTCTCCGGAGATGCATGTCTCAAGGACGTCGCCGCTGCCCTCAAATGCGCGTTACGACGCGAAGGGGATCTCGCTGCCCGTTTCGGCGGCGAAGAGTTTGTCGTTCTTCTGCCCAGCACCAAGTCCTCGGGCGCGGAAGCGGTAGCCCGCATAATCCTCAAGGCCGTCTCGGCTCTTGCCATACCCCATGCGGAGAGTCCTTATGGTGTGGTGACCGTCAGCATCGGCGTTACCACTTGGCCTTCCGGAGTACCGCTCAATCAGAGCCTGCTGATCGAACAGGCCGACCGCGCCCTGTATGCCGCCAAAGCTCGGGGACGCAATACCTATGTGCTTGAGTCGAGCGATGTGACTCCGGATCGCGGCGAGTAG